Below is a window of Poecilia reticulata strain Guanapo linkage group LG8, Guppy_female_1.0+MT, whole genome shotgun sequence DNA.
TAAACTACGTCTACTGCTGGACGGACGTCCAGCAGGTTTCAGGTGTTCCTCTGCTGCCACAGGAAGCAGGACATGAACAGGCgtctgcagcagctgaggaACCAGAGACGGATCTGAATCAGAACTCAGGATCAGAACCACTACTCTATTTGCCATGTTACAACCCTGACTTccttgagtttgacattttaagattttttttctcttttcctcgaattccttcaaaataaagttgtaaagcTAAATGTCAGTCAAAACCAACTTCTCATCCTGCAGGTGGCCTCCTGCCTGGAAGACCCAAAATATCAGAAGCAATCATTTTTATATGGTCCAAAATGAATACATGATAAAGTTCTTCTGAACTACTCACTCATGAGTAGCTGTAACTTTGaacgtagtttttttttttttttttttttttaatggaccAAACCTTGGATTTTACTATGTAGTTAAAGTAAAGTATTGaacatgtaaacatttgtttttgtattttttccagatcaaaaatgttctaattgACATAAAACTTCAACGAAAAGTCGTTAGAGTTTATAGATTTACAGCTGGATCCCAACGCAGACCCAACCTGAAATTTCGCCTCGGACAAAAACTAAATGAGAATGAACGATATAAAGTTGTATTAATCTACTAATAGAGCAGGAGGCAGAACGTTTACCATgtgaggaaagaaagaaagtaccGTAGGTGGAGCAGTTAATTAGAGCCTGATTCGCTCCCATCAGTCACACATCTCAAACACAATGCAACACAATCAGTTGTCAGTGGAACTGTACTGACATACATCATCTGTGCAATtagcttttctttaaatattttctaactaTAATATGAATACATCTATCATTTTGGCAACAATATAAAACTATGCGCTCgactttaaaagagaaaagtggAAATGTGAACACTTTGACAGATGAATGCTCCTGTCCTCTGACCTGCTGGGTCCGTCATGTGTTGATTCAGAAACACGTTCCTGTGGCACAACCTCAGGAGGTCTTCACCCACATCTGGAAAACACATTCAGCATCAGAGCCCACAGACTACAACATGTcttctgatttaatttattgaggAGAACCGACTAAGACAGTAAAGATAACCTGGAATGCACCTCCAGCCTTTAAATACAAACACGTTTACACATTCAATCAGTGGTTTTGCTCAACACAATGATTTTTCCCACCATTACTGAGCAGCCCTGCCTAATGGCCTCATACCTGTGCAGTAGACTGTTTTGGCTGTGGTTGCCATGACGATGCTGGTTAAGCCTGTCCCTGCTCCCAGCTCCAGGACAGTGGCCCCTCTGAACATGTCTTTCTCAGAGAGGATGAAGtcagccaggaggagggccCCCCGCCAGACCTGGGTCAACCCAAAGGACATGAAACATCAGCTCCATCCTGCCCTCCACCCAACTCACTGTTCAgtatgacaaaaacaacatttccagAAAGGTCAGGAGGTCGTCTGTCACCTGGCTTACAcgttttatttgtcattttggaTCAAACTTTACCAGACACATAGAACTGCTTAAAGAGACAGCATTAGTTAAACTTGTCTGAGAttttttattccctcatcaaaaatataccaGCAGTATtcccttgattctttcatttcatgtttgagaaatcctttaatctccatggcaaccattcagctgtgcaaaatgcctggttggacctagccccaCCTTTGAGGCACAGCTCCCCCTCAGAGCTGAAGCTTTTGCCTCTCAGAGCAGCGCTGTCCCGtaactcctccactcagctccttcaaactagccagcagcaatttgcaaacacctggtggaaatgAGCATCTGCTcagctcattacaggagctactACTCAGAGCAAAGcttgcaaaaacattgttaaagtgttaatagaggagccatgttgtgatgactccCTGAAGGCAgcgtgtcagaaagagcaggaggtcAAAAGAtaaaggcccaatttcaaggcattaaattacaaagtcaaatttcttttaagtcatatttgatatatccagcatttttataacaactgaaggtaacatagttactaaattcatccatccatcttctaagacccttgtcccttagtgtggtcaggagggctgctggtgccgatctccagctaacgttctgggcgagaggcaggttacagcctggacaggtcgccagtctgtcgcagaaacagacaggacaaacaaccatgcacacacacactcacacctagggacaatttggagaggccaattaacctgacagtcaagtttttggactgtgggaggaaaccggagtacctggagaaaacccacacatgcacagggagaacatgcaaactccatgcagaaagaccggggccgggaatcgaacccagaacattcttgctgcaaggcaacagctctaccaactgcaccactgtgcagcccatataGCTACTaaattgtactataaaatggaactaagtgcctggaaaacacataatactgcccctttaagaccagctttgtttgttttagaaaatgtgacaGGGTGGTTGACCTTTGATTATCTCCTTATTAAAATCTTAAGAATTAACATGGGAGGACCAACTTCACTCAGGCCAGCAAATTCACCTCATagccagaaacaaaaatcatcagagaaataacaaaaaaatccagtaGCTCCATGAGGCTGCAGGCCCAGACAGGTTGTTAAGTGTTGAATTAGAATGAGTCTTGTTGTTTGGATGGTTTGCCATGAGACGACCTCTTTATGTCTAGAACCAATATGGCAGCAGAGCTTAGAGCCACAAAGCTGAATCTGAATGAAGCACAAGAATTCTAGAACAGTGTCCTCTAGACACACAAGACACATGTAGCAATATCTTATAACACCGGTCTGCCAATTCAAGGGTGTACTGAGTTTATACACAAGTAGCTTTTTCACTTTAgcttcttttctgtttaatactgcagtatgtaacttttctaaaaaaatatatatcttttacatatttgttaaaactgtcaccatgtcatgacagaacattatgagacagataatctgtgaaaagctcCATCTCCACCTCTTCCCTGAGGTGCTATtaccgtctgaagaaatgcaccaaccaaaaagaaccaatcagagccaggaggaggggcttagtgaTGTCAATCAACTGTTCAATGTGCGGAGAAACGACTTACTAGGGAAACCATTTTGTCTGCCgtcattggtggctatgcttAGAATTTACAgatggtgattgacagcgcaAAGACCTGCCTCctcactctgattggttgtttctagttagcactaggaggaggcagaggagctccatCTTCTCACAGATTGTCTGTCTCATGACAAATTGTGGCAACATAGTGGCAGTTTAAactaatatgtaaaaatattttttatgaatgttacatactttaataaataaagagtGTGGAGTTAGTGACATATCACTGTCACACAAGGATGGAAACTACTCACCTGTTTTCCAACGTCTTCTAACGGTGTAGCCATAGTGTGTTCTGTAAGACAGTATTTAGTCATTTGTGCTGTCTGGTCTTCAGACTGTCaacatgaatacatttaaataacaaaGCATACTAAAGATCTAAAGTTAATGAAATAATTGAAACTTTTGGTTTAATGGAGCAGTTCATGACTAAAACAGCAACTGAAGCATTCTATGTACCTCAACAGATACCTAACAACATAAATCTTCACTTTATGAACTCAAAGTCAGACTAGTTTGCTATTACCACTTTTATCCTGTGTGACTGTTGTGTAAAGCAGTGAAGTCTGAATTTGGTGTTCAGAACAGAACATCATTTGCCTTCAGGATGGATTTCCTGTTCCATTCTGCTCTTCCATCATTTCCAGCTTTCACCTGAGCTCAGCCACTGTGAGAAATTCCTAATgccctgtttttgtttgatgaaTTTCCTGCTTGTTTATGGAGTCCAAGTATTAGAAAACcaagcaaaagcaaaactgtTGTTTAACATTGCAATGACGATCAATTGTTATTTTCCTTACTCTTGTGTCATTATGATGCCAACGTCTGTAACGTTTTAACCTCTATAATTAATTTTGAACTGATTCCTGACACATGGAAAAGccaacaaacattaaaacagttcGTTGACATTACATTACCCAAACTCATAATGCGTTAAAAAATATACTTCCAGTCCAAGATCTAAGTGTCTGTAACACAAGAGATGTCCATGGGGTTTTacacttcaataaaaaaagctatGTAGTAACATAGAAGGCAGAACGTGGAAGGAATGTAAGATTACATCCAACACATGAGGAAAGATGATATTTAATATTGAGTTCACAACATCAAAATACGCTTCAagcaatatttttgaaaagtaaaacttcccatgttgtgttttcacaaatcGAGTAAAAGGAGGTTCATGGATCTCAAACCGAGTTAATACTCTGTTCAGAGTAGAACTGCTTCTGGAAATTATCAAAAGCCAATGTTAGCATTATTAGCAGCTAACATTCTCAGCTAACATTCTGTATTATTCCACCAAAGCCCCATGCTAACAGCAGCTAGTTAGCGTTTTTCCAGGTGGATTTCTTTTAGatattgtgccattttaataTTGAGCGATCTTGTTACACCCTTAAATCAAAGTCTATTCCATGGAAAAACAAGTTACCTCGTTCAAAGCGTTTTTAGGGTACAAACTTTCAAACTCAGTAAATAAAGCTTCTTCTTTCCCTCCtggttattttctgaaattcacattttctttttaaatcttttaatatttgatatCTATAAAATTAAGctacaggaaaaacaaacaaaaacacatccacacacatcAATACACCACATTACACATTTGGTTGAAACTGTATAAATTCAGTCTTACCAATCTGTATAATGTCTTTAGAACAACAAgtctcttcatcttcatcatcatcttcatcatcatcatcatcatcatcatcatcatcatcatcatcatcatcatcatcatcactgtccTCATCTTGTTCCAGGTCAGGAACAGACTGCTGGAGGATGATGGGACAGACCAAATCTCTGCCGCCTTCATCCACTGAGCTTTTTCGTGGTCTGTGAAATCAAAGGaatagaaatgtgtgtgtggccATACCAAAGACTTCACCAAGCATGTCATAATTATACAGATTTAACCTTTATTATGCATAACCTGAATTTGCCCAGTTAAATTTTCTAACCCGTGGCGTTCGTTCTCCAAACACTTGTGGAGAAACTGAAAtctaaaaattctaaaaaaaaaaataaaaaaaaaaaaaattaaatccgGAAATCACAATGTatgattttgttaatttatttgtgtgttaCTGCTGCAAATAAGtaatttccaaataaatatacttttttagaTTATGTCTCTCACAGTGGACATCCACCAAAGATGAAATTTCAGACCCCTCCATGATTTCAAAGTGGGAGAATTTGCAAAGTCGCAGGGtgttcaaatacttatttcccCGACTGtataaaagcaaacaataaaaagtcattaaaaaacatttatttccctGCACAAACCTTTGGACATGACCAAGAAACATCCAAGAAATCATTCTTGGATGTTTCCAATAATAATTGGAAACATCATTCCAATCATGTTTCCAATCATGAATTTCTGTTCTCTAGAACTATGCCAAGCAAGAATTCTAAGTTGACTTTCTTAATcacaaaaccaacattttaacGTCTACTGGGTTCTTTCATCCCTCATACCGATGTGTGATGTCAAGGTCTCCGTCTTCATCCAAGCATGGCTCCACGTTTCCTTGGTTACCTCCCTCCTCATCCTGTTTAGGAGACGTTCCTCCATCTTTCCTTGGACTCTCGTGCTTCTCTTCGTTTGCTGAACCCGACCCAGAGTCACTGTCATCATGACTTTCTGCCAAGATCCTAAATCTGGACCTGAACACTGGACAGACATGCTCACAAGTCATTCCTTCCAAGTCCAACTCCCTCGTGAATAAACTTTCCCTCATCAAATCGATTTCATCCAGTGCATCTTAGTTCGAATGATGCTAAAGTAattgctctagaaactagacaaagatacttggtgagattttgtgtttttaccatatatgatttactttttaaaatcattgtaGAACTGAATTGGGGTATTGTTGTACTGAATGTTTCTAACTTTATTAAGTGATTTGAGGCTTATATGAATTAGTTTGAATGGAGCAAATTAAACAGATCTGGACTTAAGCAAAGTGGACTTGAATCACAGTGGTTTGTTTCCCAACATTATCAAGTGCTGCTATTTGGAGGTGTTATGTGATCAGAACTTAGATTAGATATGCAGCTGTTTTTAATAATCCAGGAGTCTATTTTCTGACTAGCACACCAGAAACAGGCAGAATACACACATTCTCAGTGTGCTACTGAGCAACAAGTGGACAGGAAAGACACCTCTGATTACTTACTGTGGTCTTTGGGGTGTGTGAAACCTGCTGTGTAACCATGTGACTGTGCTAAAATGATTTCATCTTCCATATACGTGTCTGCCACATCTGCACTGACCAACAGGCAAGCAGTGAAAGCTGCTGTCATACACACCTGGCTGCCCGGCGCTGTTGAGGCGTGTCATCAGGTGGTGTGTGTTGGGCCTGTGCATGTGAACATCTGACAGCACGGTGTCATGTTTGAAGGTCATCTGATCCATGGGCGATCACTCACAGTCTGTCTAAACCCAAACATCTGCTTCCTGGAACCTGCACACACTCAAATCTAACAGAACAATTATTAACAACAGATTAATTTTTTCAAAGCTTTAATAAAACTGGGTGCTTTTCACAAGTAGAATAAAAGTTTCACGAGAGTCACACTGTGTTTAATTTCTCTTTAGTTGAGCATAACCTCAACTGTGACGACTTGGATGTATTTTACAAATAGAGCTGATCTAAGGCAGGGCAGATttcttcaaaacagaaaaggcCCTTTATTCAAGCTACTTTCCTGATATCAACTTCTGCATCATCTAAATGCAGAAATTAGTCCTTTTAGTCCTGAAAGtctaaaagaaaagataaaactgGACCAGATGGTCGATAAATCCGAACGGGATATATAGGTTCTATCTTGCCAATTCAGACCATGATCATCTCAAAGGAATTGAAGGTACTTGAAGCGATCATTTGACATAAAAATTAAGGCCTTTTACAGATGACAGCAGTGCCACCTCCATGGCCTGTCATCTGTGGAGGTAACCTGATCAAGTAACCAGGGGTCTTCTAGTCCCTGAGGGCCAGTGTCCTGATCctggtcattagcaggactctgggcAACTGGACTGCATACTTGATTCAGGTGTGCCGGAGCACCAGGGAATTATCTACAAGTTGCAGACCCCTGTTGGAAATTCTTAGTCGGATGTCCTGGTATCTAAAACCCAAGACTTAAAAGGAGTTGTGCATTCTTTTGACCATGACATCATGTTGAGTGTCTGTTTCTGGCAGTTTATTCTTAGTATGCCACGCTGGTGCCATCTGTCTACAAAGATCACTGCATGCTGGACGTCCTGTTGACGGGATGAATAGGTATAAATTATTGTAATCTATTGGAaaacaatgtaataaataaataaataaataatttaagcaGTAAATACTCCACATTTCTCTGCTGTCTGACTGTTTGGAGAGAAAAGTCGACTTCTGCCCGCTCCCTTACATCAGAGGATCCAGACTCCAGAACTGAAGAGTCTCTGCCTTCCAACTTCCCAGCAGATCCATCATCCCTGTTCCAACCACGCTGAACTAACTGAAGAGCTCTAAGTATCACCCGGAGCTCGAGGACACCGAGGAAGTTATTCAGACAGAGAATCAATGTGTTGAAGCAGGACTGCACCTTCAGCTTTAGCTCAGTAGCCCCGAAGCTGGAATTGGAAGCCGCTGCGTTAAACCGTGTTTTTCCCAACCTAACCTCCTGTTGTCAAGAGGAACTGCTTGCTGTTTACTAGTGACTGCACGTGAAACTTCCATAGACTTTGACTTCCCTCCCGCCAGACCGCGGCACAGCTAACCACGGCTAACTCTGCTAGCCATCATGTCTGGGCGATCATGTTCGGAAACATTGTTTCTGAAGTTATAGTCCTACAGCTTCTTagaaaggaattaaaacaagcttaagGGTTACTCACCTGTCGTACCGGGGCCGACAAGACAGTCTTATGATGCGTTCATGTTTCTCGGAATTAGAAAAACTATGAAGAGTGCACTGAGAAACTCAGACAAAGCTAGCATGGCTGCCACCCATTAGTATATCAGTTTTCTGTTGCTAAATATGTTCCTTTATCAAAGAAGTAATAGCATAACTTTTTAAGAGATACAGTATACTTAAAACGAGTTCagtaaaacagcaaaggtcTCATTTTGTTAGATATGAAATTACGAGTTCTCGTctaacattgaatgcaacataTTCCATTGTAATGGTGCGTTTGATTTACCTCCGAAATCCAACAGAAATTTTAGGAAACATTGttctttattatattatattatattatattatattatattatattatattatattatattatattatattatattatattaaacTTCTCATTAAAATGAGTAGTAAATTTAAACCTGATGTTAAAAAGAGACTAACTGGAAAAAATACGTTCGACATTTTTAGCTTTGACACTTCATCTAAATTGCAACCCATTTTTATGTTGCACTTAGAGAATGAATCAAACgatcaaataaaaacaccatgTGTGTTCTTAAGTTTAACTACCGTTACCAATGagaaagtacatttttctcAGGGAGTGATAtccaaaaacacagaggaaaaactgGGGTGAATTCTTATTGGTTGATTTATAGGCAAATCTCCTCCTAATGTCAGGTTTAATCTGCAGTCAGGAGCAACATGGAAAAGTATCATCATTAGGGTCCAAAGGTTACCAATTGGTGCTTATCGCTACAGATGGGAATAAGTACACAAGTTCCACCTGTTCACCATGTTGATGTTAGCCTGGCCGTTGCCTTCCTGTGCCACTACACTGGAAAAATAGTAAACAGGACAAGGGCTGCTTTTTACCAGGCCAGGTGGATTTGCTTTCTGAAGGTTTTCTTGAATCCAGTGATGACAAAATACATTGAGGCCAAATTATACATTTGTAACATGAACACTCCATGAACACTTTCATTAATTTAATGTCCATGAGGCAGTAGGACAGGTTTTTAAACAGATGTGCAAAATAGGAAGTAAGGAAACAGGAGCAGTTACAATATTTTTAGGAGGAAAGTTCATTAGCTTTTACATATCATGtgtcttaaattaaaatacaaccaCAGAATAATGAAGTGCTGCTAATCAAACACACTTGGCTAAGTGATAAACACTTAGGTGTTGGCAGCTTGCTGCTTATATGGACTTTTCAATCATTATGTGGAGAGAGAACattcagagcagcagcatcttCTCTTGAGCTGACATCCAAACCAGTTCATCCCAAGGTCAGATCATGAAATGCTTAGAAAGTCTACAAAAAACTCAAAGAGCTCTGTCTCAGCTCCATTAACCACAGTGGAATGCTATATGCTGAAGCTGCTGTAACATGGTTTGTTGAACAACAGATGTGCTGGGATAATGATGAAAGGAGTGCTACATTAgtcaaaatataaagaaacgagaaacagtttgagaaacatttacagacaaactCACTCCCTTGGAACTTCAGTTTTGTGCGTCATCGGTGCCCTCTAGAGGTAATATCTGAAGAGGGATAAAGTTCATGACCGGACCAGGAGAAAAGGACTGAACTACTACGGCTTGTTTTGAAGGAGGAAGCTTCTAGACTACTagagaaatgtattttagaCGGATGAGACCACGGTACAGAGATTTGACCAAATCGcacatttggtaaaaaataaataaatccagcaCAAACATCCCAACGGTTTTAATGTGGTGGTGGAGGGTGGTGACTGATTGTTCTGCAGCCAAAGGCGTGGTTATCCCTCAGCATACCGAAGGACTCTAGACTCAGGTTTGAGGCCAAATGTTTTATACCTGAAGCTCGACTCAAACTAgatcaacatgacaaaaacagctCCATGTCAAACCTCTACTGTGAACATTTGATCTAGATTCTAGAACCTGCACCTCAGTTTAAACAAGTAGCAGCAATTCTCTAAAATGTGCTGAAAGTAGAGATCAAATGGGCAGGTGAACTGCAGGCTCTGATTATCAAAACTAGACCCTCTGTGTCATAAACACGATGAAAAAATGATGTAATCCATCCACAACAGAGCTCAGATTTGTTATAGTTTATAATATAGTGCATTGtctttttattaaagtatttttcatctGAAGGTGTCAGTGACGccaaacacaacacaaacatcTTCATAAACATGTTCATCAAGTACCaacaaatatagaaaatatctgagtcagatttaagagtaaaaaatgtcaacattgcACATCATTCACTTCATATAAAATACAACACTTGTTTTAAACAACATGAGAaaagagattgttttttttttcttctttcatttagtttctttttaactctCAGGTTTCAGtctgatcaaaataaaaatcccattaTCAGTTCTAgcccataatttttttatctgtttttaaaatgggagTCAGGACACATAGATCATATCCATGCTGGAAAACtttaacaaacataaaaacttcaGCTGATATTCAGATAAGAACACATTCCCAGGTCAATACGAAGATCTTAAGTAGTGCTGGTGTTGATTTGAAATAtatgaacatattttctttctaaaaacataaatagttATAAAATGTGTTGTCCACATGAGTAAACTGAAGACTCTGAGTTCTGCAGGTCAGGCTGGCTCCAGAGTGAATGCTGAGGTGGGCGTGTCTCTGTAGGGgaggcaaaaacagaaaacggcCGTTAAACATTGAACTCAGTTGGGATGGATTATAAGGTGAATCAAAAAGTGATTTCAGAGTTCGATCAAACATCGACACCGGCCTGGGTGCCGGCTTCAGGAGAAGCTGATATTGTTTAAACTAGGGGTTGGTCTGCCAGGGAGCTCTCAGCTGGTTAATGGTTATCCAGCGATAACAGATTTTACAGCCTCTAAGCGAAGGGAAGTTTCCTTCAGTTCCGCATTCAAACCACATCTGACTAAAAGAGAACAAAGctttacacaaacacagagagcaCAGAGCTGATCAGGGATCAGTGGGTAGGATGATCAACATGAAGTAGacgtttgggggaaaaaacccagAATCCTACATTTCCTATAAAGAGCTGCTGACTCTAGTCGAATGACATACAGTATCCAAACTTTATGTGTAAATTGAGGAATGAAGAATACATAGCAAAGGACACTGTACTACCGATAACAAGGAGATAATGCATTTCAGTTGATGTTTGTTATTGAAGCCTGTCAATtctcctttatttaaaaatctaatgaacatctaaattcagattttcagtCATAACTTTCTAATTTCAATTTTGACAGAGTGggtatttttttatgctaagGACTAAATACATATATGACAGAGCTAATAGTCTGAAAttcgacagaaaaaaaaagaatgacaaGATTTTCCCTATTTGTGGATTTAAGCTTATACACCTAACCTTTATCTGATACACTGAAACTCATAAAAAGGCGTTAAGGTATTTGCTGTTGATGGGCACATCTGTAATTATACATCATTCAATGTCAAGATTTAACATTTACGAATCTTTTTGATGATACTagaaaacattcagtaaaataatcaacctcatatttatgacaaaatgtaaataataatcaatGTGTCAATCTACCATATGTTCTTCTTCTAATGCGTTACATAGAGTGAGAAGTTCGGTCaaccaggagggactcagagcaGAGCCTCTGCTTCTCCACATTGAGAGGAGCAGgaggtggctcaggcatctggtTAGGATGGACGCCCCACTGGCGGggtgttccaggcacgtcccaccaggagAAGGCGCCAAGGAagacccagaggaagacccagaAGAAGATGCAGAGGAAGACTCaagacatgctggagggactatgttcCTCTGTTGGTCTGGGAACATCATGGGATTCCATAGGAAGATCTGGCCAAAGTTgctggagagggaagtctgagCCTCTCTACTTCGGCTGCTGCCCCTGTGACCCGACCCCGGCTAAGCAGAAGACAATGGATGAACGAATGATCAGTTGTTATAGATTTAATCAGACCAGGAGTGGAATCTATTTCCTAGCTTTGTAATTTATACAGCGAATGAACATTGAGAAGCTTCTCATTCAACCTATCAAGCTCCAGGAACACTGAAACCTTTGCCAGCCTTTTCAAAGACTCTGTGTGGAAAGCCTCCCTTTTGTCATCTGAACTCTCTTTCAAAGAAACAGGAACCAAAGGACAGAGAGTGAAAGGGGGTTCAGTTCCATCTCACTGAGGCCAGTACCATCAGCGAGGTCAGCCCAGTACCATCAGCGAGGTTAGCCTCTCACCCAACCTGGTCACACACGCTACCAGCATCAGCTGCTCCCACCGGTGGGGATTATTGTCACAAAGTGGTCTGACTTGATTCAAAGAAGATGAGCCACAGTGAATCTTCCTGAGTTCAGGCGACGGACAATTCGGAAGCACTGGGTCTGCTGTCGAACTCGACTCAAAGGAGACTTGTTTCAGGCGACATCTCAAAGTGTCagcaagcaaaacaaagacGGGGTTTCTTCAGGACGGTGGGACGAATGGCTCTGCTCAAGAAGTCCTAAACATGGCTTTTGTCTTGTCAAGAGTCTTGAGCTAAGACTGGATCAAAAGGTACACACTTCCAAAGATGATATTAATGTTTATACAAAGTATTATCTTGGTATAATGTGTCTTTAACCTGTCAGCAGGTAGAGTTAAATTCCTCtcaatttgaaaagaaatgttctCTCAATTTCAtctcaaattatatttttttttgcgctttgtcattttttattttattttctatggtTACTGTTTGTCATgttaatatcaataaaaatattttgtaaacacCAATGAAGAAGCTATTCATTTTCTGCTTAGcaacaggaacatttagtttacatactaaatgtatgtaaactcaaacaagaaaaagaatcaaatgTATTAGTTAGAAAAAATATCCAGAGAATTTCACTCAACTCAGAGCAGGAATTAGAACAGatttagaatccagaaaaacttttattagtttatagAGAAACTACTGATTACCTTAGATCAACattatcagaacaagaatccagagaaaccgctactagtttataaatcactaacTACTTA
It encodes the following:
- the mettl22 gene encoding methyltransferase-like protein 22 isoform X3, giving the protein MDQMTFKHDTVLSDVHMHRPNTHHLMTRLNSAGQPVFRSRFRILAESHDDSDSGSGSANEEKHESPRKDGGTSPKQDEEGGNQGNVEPCLDEDGDLDITHRPRKSSVDEGGRDLVCPIILQQSVPDLEQDEDSDDDDDDDEDDDEDEETCCSKDIIQIEHTMATPLEDVGKQVWRGALLLADFILSEKDMFRGATVLELGAGTGLTSIVMATTAKTVYCTDVGEDLLRLCHRNVFLNQHMTDPAGVEVKVKQLNWLQHSLCTDADLEFSWTEEEVTDLYDNTNFIIAADVCYDDDLTDGLFRTLYRLCSSFNHSCTVFISLEKRMNFSLRHMDICCEAYNHFKHCLSQLQDMEDGRCGFKVEHVPLNFSQFLLYERIEQLELWKITASSLESEQTQSDSD
- the mettl22 gene encoding methyltransferase-like protein 22 isoform X4 — protein: MDQMTFKHDTVLSDVHMHRPNTHHLMTRLNSAGQPVFRSRFRILAESHDDSDSGSGSANEEKHESPRKDGGTSPKQDEEGGNQGNVEPCLDEDGDLDITHRPRKSSVDEGGRDLVCPIILQQSVPDLEQDEDSDDDDDDDDEETCCSKDIIQIEHTMATPLEDVGKQVWRGALLLADFILSEKDMFRGATVLELGAGTGLTSIVMATTAKTVYCTDVGEDLLRLCHRNVFLNQHMTDPAGVEVKVKQLNWLQHSLCTDADLEFSWTEEEVTDLYDNTNFIIAADVCYDDDLTDGLFRTLYRLCSSFNHSCTVFISLEKRMNFSLRHMDICCEAYNHFKHCLSQLQDMEDGRCGFKVEHVPLNFSQFLLYERIEQLELWKITASSLESEQTQSDSD
- the mettl22 gene encoding methyltransferase-like protein 22 isoform X5, with translation MDQMTFKHDTVLSDVHMHRPNTHHLMTRLNSAGQPVFRSRFRILAESHDDSDSGSGSANEEKHESPRKDGGTSPKQDEEGGNQGNVEPCLDEDGDLDITHRPRKSSVDEGGRDLVCPIILQQSVPDLEQDEDSDDDDDDDEETCCSKDIIQIEHTMATPLEDVGKQVWRGALLLADFILSEKDMFRGATVLELGAGTGLTSIVMATTAKTVYCTDVGEDLLRLCHRNVFLNQHMTDPAGVEVKVKQLNWLQHSLCTDADLEFSWTEEEVTDLYDNTNFIIAADVCYDDDLTDGLFRTLYRLCSSFNHSCTVFISLEKRMNFSLRHMDICCEAYNHFKHCLSQLQDMEDGRCGFKVEHVPLNFSQFLLYERIEQLELWKITASSLESEQTQSDSD
- the mettl22 gene encoding methyltransferase-like protein 22 isoform X2, with the translated sequence MDQMTFKHDTVLSDVHMHRPNTHHLMTRLNSAGQPVFRSRFRILAESHDDSDSGSGSANEEKHESPRKDGGTSPKQDEEGGNQGNVEPCLDEDGDLDITHRPRKSSVDEGGRDLVCPIILQQSVPDLEQDEDSDDDDDDDDEDDDEDEETCCSKDIIQIEHTMATPLEDVGKQVWRGALLLADFILSEKDMFRGATVLELGAGTGLTSIVMATTAKTVYCTDVGEDLLRLCHRNVFLNQHMTDPAGVEVKVKQLNWLQHSLCTDADLEFSWTEEEVTDLYDNTNFIIAADVCYDDDLTDGLFRTLYRLCSSFNHSCTVFISLEKRMNFSLRHMDICCEAYNHFKHCLSQLQDMEDGRCGFKVEHVPLNFSQFLLYERIEQLELWKITASSLESEQTQSDSD
- the mettl22 gene encoding methyltransferase-like protein 22 isoform X1 gives rise to the protein MDQMTFKHDTVLSDVHMHRPNTHHLMTRLNSAGQPVFRSRFRILAESHDDSDSGSGSANEEKHESPRKDGGTSPKQDEEGGNQGNVEPCLDEDGDLDITHRPRKSSVDEGGRDLVCPIILQQSVPDLEQDEDSDDDDDDDDDDDDDDDDDDEDDDEDEETCCSKDIIQIEHTMATPLEDVGKQVWRGALLLADFILSEKDMFRGATVLELGAGTGLTSIVMATTAKTVYCTDVGEDLLRLCHRNVFLNQHMTDPAGVEVKVKQLNWLQHSLCTDADLEFSWTEEEVTDLYDNTNFIIAADVCYDDDLTDGLFRTLYRLCSSFNHSCTVFISLEKRMNFSLRHMDICCEAYNHFKHCLSQLQDMEDGRCGFKVEHVPLNFSQFLLYERIEQLELWKITASSLESEQTQSDSD